The Pyrus communis chromosome 2, drPyrComm1.1, whole genome shotgun sequence genome includes a window with the following:
- the LOC137725801 gene encoding tonoplast dicarboxylate transporter-like, which yields MDHHPASDDPKTPLLPLHDQIQRSQSFHSSLKSLLTLKNFFVLLGPLLCTIICLCVKLDGRVASRNMLAVLVWVFAWWLTEAVPMPITSMSPLFLFPLFGISSSDDVAQSYMDDVIALVLGTFILAIAVEHYNIHRRLALNITMLFCGDPLSPPLLLLGICATTAFVSMWMHNVAAAMIMMPVATGILQRFPVGPDQSVAVSRFCRAVVLGVIYSAAIGGMSTLTGTGVNLILVGMWKSYFPEAKPISFSTWFFLGFPLALLIFLALWVILCCLYCPRNSSQALSAYLDKADLKRELEMLGPISFAEKVVLSVFSMLIVLWMTRSITDDIPGWGSLFNGRAGDGTVSVMMATLLFIIPNKKQEGEKLMDWNKCKKLPWNIILLLGAGFAIADGVRTSGLADILSKALDFMEAVPYIAIAPAVCLISSTITEFTSNNATTTLVVPLLIQIAKSMHVHPLLLMIPGAIGAQFSFLLPTGTPSNIVGFTTGHIEIQDMIKTGLPLKIAGTVVLSLLMPTLGAYVFGTNEPAVQ from the exons ATGGATCATCATCCAGCTTCCGACGACCCCAAAACTCCACTTCTCCCTCTCCAcgatcaaatccaacggtcgcAGAGCTTCCATTCATCCTTGAAATCCCTTCTAACACTCAAGAACTTCTTCGTCCTCCTGGGACCTCTTCTGTGCACCATCATATGCCTCTGTGTGAAGCTAGATGGCCGGGTGGCCAGCCGGAACATGTTGGCGGTGCTGGTGTGGGTGTTTGCTTGGTGGCTCACGGAGGCCGTGCCCATGCCAATTACCTCCATGTCCCCACTCTTTCTCTTCCCTCTCTTTGGAATATCCTCTTCTGATGATGTTGCTCAATCTTACATGGATGATGTTATTGCCCTTGTTCTTGGAACCTTTATATTGGCTATTGCTGTTGAGCATTATAACATCCACAGAAGATTGGCCTTGAAT ATAACCATGCTCTTCTGCGGAGACCCGCTTAGCCCTCCCCTGCTCCTACTGGGAATATGCGCCACGACAGCATTCGTCTCCATGTGGATGCACAACGTGGCGGCAGCTATGATAATGATGCCGGTGGCCACTGGGATCCTCCAGCGCTTTCCCGTGGGCCCGGACCAGTCCGTTGCCGTGAGCAGGTTCTGCAGGGCGGTAGTGCTTGGGGTGATATACTCCGCGGCCATAGGAGGGATGAGCACTCTCACTGGGACAGGTGTGAACTTGATACTGGTTGGGATGTGGAAGAGCTATTTTCCAGAGGCGAAGCCCATCAGCTTCAGCACCTGGTTCTTTCTAGGGTTCCCTCTGGCCTTGTTGATATTCTTGGCTTTGTGGGTTATACTTTGTTGCTTGTATTGCCCAAGGAATTCAAGCCAGGCTCTCTCTGCTTATCTGGACAAAGCTGACTTGAAGAGGGAGCTTGAAATGCTAG GTCCAATATCTTTTGCTGAGAAGGTGGTACTGTCTGTGTTTTCG ATGCTGATAGTTTTGTGGATGACAAGGAGCATAACAGATGATATTCCTGGGTGGGGATCCCTCTTCAATGGGCGTGCTGGTGATGGAACTGTCAGT GTTATGATGGCAACTTTGCTGTTCATAATTCCAAACAAAAAGCAAGAGGGAGAGAAGTTGATGGACTGGAACAAATGCAAGAAGCTACCATGGAACATCATATTGTTATTAGGTGCTGGTTTTGCCATCGCCGACGGGGTCCGAACTAGCGGCCTTGCAGACATTTTATCGAAAGCCCTAGATTTCATGGAGGCTGTCCCATATATCGCCATTGCGCCGGCTGTGTGTCTCATAAGTAGTACCATCACTGAGTTCACATCAAACAATGCCACCACCACTCTTGTTGTCCCTCTTTTGATTCAAATAGCCAAAAGCATGCATGTGCATCCACTCCTCCTTATGATTCCAGGAGCCATTGGAGCACAGTTTTCTTTCTTGCTTCCGACCGGGACCCCTTCGAATATTGTAGGGTTTACCACTGGCCACATTGAAATTCAAGACATGATTAAGACTGGATTGCCACTGAAGATTGCTGGAACTGTTGTGCTATCCCTTTTGATGCCCACACTag GAGCTTATGTATTTGGGACAAATGAACCTGCAGTTCAGTGA
- the LOC137724356 gene encoding F-box protein CPR1-like, which produces MKTPKSTVDTTQLQIQASMAMAELPPEVIVDILSRLPVCLLLRFRSIAKPWRSLIDSSYFVDLHLTQSAESKSHLCLILRKDSDLYCISFDSLNDAVELNHPLMCYSNRIRVLGSCNGLLCICNVAEDIAFWNPSTKKYRILPSLPSDRKRDSNMCLCGARVYGLGYDAVHDDYKLVRISQFIGLDYLSFVSEVRVYSLRNNAWKRLEDMPYVLCYTRKMGILVNGCVHWVVTRNLELDQHPTELVIAFDVTNETCREVPMPQNMDKKCQIDVGYLGGCLCIVAKYEDKGVDVWTLKEYGVKESWSKLFTVSQTQRIKSVRPLVYSKNGSEVLFEQDHENLAWFDLKSQRVKSVKVRGLPDLFEAVVCMESLVSVHPCRREDKKKQEAAGDVKNKKRDDFLSQGFKLVL; this is translated from the exons ATGAAGACTCCAAAATCCACCGTAGATACCACGCAGCTTCAAATCCAAGCATCCATGGCCATGGCCGAACTCCCGCCGGAAGTAATCGTCGACATACTCTCTCGTTTACCCGTCTGCCTCCTCCTCCGTTTCCGGTCGATCGCAAAACCATGGCGATCGCTCATCGACAGCTCATACTTCGTCGATCTCCACCTCACGCAATCGGCAGAGTCCAAATCGCATCTCTGTTTGATTCTCAGAAAGGACTCCGATCTCTACTGCATCAGTTTCGATTCTTTAAACGACGCCGTCGAGCTCAATCATCCACTGATGTGTTACAGCAATCGGATTCGCGTGCTGGGATCCTGCAACGGCCTCCTGTGCATCTGTAACGTGGCTGAAGATATCGCTTTCTGGAACCCTTCGACGAAGAAATACAGAATCTTGCCCTCACTGCCATCAGATCGAAAGCGCGATTCGAATATGTGTTTATGTGGAGCTAGGGTTTATGGTCTCGGATATGACGCCGTTCACGATGATTATAAACTGGTGAGGATTTCTCAGTTTATTGGATTAGATTACCTGTCGTTTGTGTCTGAGGTGAGGGTTTATAGCCTGAGAAACAACGCGTGGAAGCGACTCGAAGACATGCCTTATGTGCTCTGTTACACACGAAAAATGGGTATTCTTGTTAACGGTTGTGTGCATTGGGTGGTAACTCGGAACCTCGAATTAGATCAACATCCAACGGAATTGGTCATTGCATTTGACGTTACAAATGAGACTTGTCGTGAGGTGCCTATGCCGCAAAACATGGACAAGAAGTGTCAGATTGATGTGGGATACTTGGGAGGGTGTCTTTGCATTGTAGCTAAATATGAAGATAAGGGTGTTGATGTGTGGACATTGAAGGAGTATGGGGTTAAAGAGTCTTGGAGTAAATTGTTTACCGTATCGCAAACTCAAAGAATCAAGAGTGTTAGACCTTTGGTGTATTCGAAGAATGGCAGCGAAGTTTTGTTCGAACAAGACCACGAAAATCTCGCTTGGTTTGACCTGAAAAGCCAGAGGGTCAAGAGTGTTAAGGTCCGTGGCTTGCCAGATCTATTTGAGGCTGTAGTTTGTATGGAAAGCCTTGTTTCGGTTCATCCTTGTAGACGAGAGGATAAGAAAAAGCAGGAAGCAGCAGGGGACGTGAAGAATAAGAAGAG GGATGATTTCCTTTCTCAAGGCTTCAAATTGGTGCTATAG
- the LOC137724355 gene encoding E3 ubiquitin-protein ligase UPL5-like isoform X1 yields MSITGSPTSSSTVDCAAYQRSDSTAVAAAVDQFHHRLSSKRKLDDYGGPTFSDDEDDAVISGLVHVRMRKDEPNAADSSSNGAPTHPHSSANSDALNSRVSNARPTSHGESALSESTRSRTMLQFFIRTMSGGNNLVIQAYAQDKVKSLLDRIQTITGIPVFEQRLIYGGKQLQPEQSLAECAIQNDASLQLVGRLRSTDHPQAWQLLEDIVSAAFRMCRGEEIHEPSKYIKSRMSQYLTMAQKETTAGYGVSHIRVFVPSSAPLALLMLYVSPLPANRTVAENSIKYFLNSYPTLLPKHLHNYCAPIVLEFCKFLRRLGEEDPLYVLCRGSLGSLLESDGNSQDSEPVEGLIGGLKEISPFVRELSSILSRDLVVSMDLPASGRPLSDDVRDFRAFLLPLRTAVADQVCFKGSISAALKGRTFRHPLYGEEIELLHVIYADLLNKMDECLGKMGESLAGKGKVEGDFAHSGWSQYLAVLKELSGISMLYQSWEEQFKTILRLRRAPLCALVVKYATRSDDHQWLIKHKDVLDFESRRHLAMMMFPDVKEDYEELHEMLIDRSQILAESFEYIGRAEPESLHGGLFMEFKNEEATGPGVLREWFFLVCQAIFNPQNALFVACPNDRRRFYPNPASKVDPLHLEYFTFAGRVIALALMHKVQVGIVFDRVFFQQLAGDIYLSLEDIRDADPFLYNSCKQILEMDADFIDSDALGLTFVREVEELGFMKTVELCPGGKSIVVNSKNRGEYVNLLIQHRFVTSISEQVSQFAHGFSDILCGSRLQSVFFQSLELEDLDWMLHGSESAISIEDWKAHTDYNGYKETDPHILWFWKIVGEMSAEQKKVLLFFWTSVKYLPVEGFRGLASRLYIYKSSEAYSRLPSSHTCFYRLCFPPYPSKAVMKSRLNIITQEHVGSSFGTW; encoded by the exons ATGTCCATCACCGGGAGCCCCACCAGCAGCAGCACCGTCGATTGCGCTGCCTACCAGCGCAGCGACAGCACTGCCGTCGCCGCCGCGGTGGATCAGTTCCACCACCGATTGTCCTCCAAGCGCAAACTCGACGACTATGGCGGGCCCACCTTCTCCGACGACGAGGACGACGCTGTTATCTCTGGCCTAGTCCACGTCAGGATGAGGAAGGACGAGCCCAACGCTGCCGATTCGTCGTCCAACGGCGCCCCCACCCACCCTCACTCCTCCGCCAATAGTGACGCCCTCAATTCCCGGGTTTCCAATGCCCGACCGACCTCTCACGGCGAGTCTGCTCTGTCTGAGTCGACTCGGTCCCGGACAATGCTCCAATTCTTCATCAGAACCATGTCAGGGGGCAATAATTTGGTAATACAGGCCTATGCTCAGGACAAGGTGAAATCGCTACTCGATCGCATCCAAACGATCACCGGCATTCCGGTTTTCGAACAGAGGCTTATATACGGTGGCAAACAGCTGCAGCCGGAGCAGTCGTTGGCCGAGTGCGCCATACAAAACGACGCCAGTTTGCAACTGGTCGGCCGCTTGCGGAGCACCGATCACCCTCAGGCCTGGCAACTCCTGGAGGACATAGTCTCCGCCGCATTTCGAATGTGCCGAGGCGAAGAGATTCATGAGCCGTCGAAATACATCAAGAGCAGGATGAGCCAATACTTGACCATGGCTCAGAAGGAGACGACAGCCGGATATGGGGTTAGCCATATCCGGGTCTTTGTTCCGTCCTCGGCCCCCTTGGCGCTGTTGATGCTCTATGTTTCTCCCCTGCCAGCTAACAGAACAGTTGCTGAAAATTCAATCAAGTATTTCCTGAATTCGTACCCTACATTGTTGCCGAAACACTTGCATAATTACTGCGCGCCAATAGTATTAGAGTTTTGTAAGTTTCTTAGGAGATTAGGGGAGGAGGACCCTCTGTACGTCCTATGCCGAGGTTCACTCGGTTCCTTGTTGGAAAGTGATGGAAATTCTCAGGACTCAGAACCTGTGGAGGGACTGATTGGTGGGTTGAAAGAGATTTCTCCATTTGTTAGGGAGCTGTCAAGTATTTTGTCTAGGGATTTGGTAGTCAGTATGGACCTTCCTGCGAGTGGCAGGCCGTTGTCGGATGATGTACGTGATTTTAGAGCGTTCTTGCTCCCTTTGCGCACTGCAGTTGCGGATCAAGTGTGTTTCAAGGGTTCTATTTCTGCAGCCTTGAAGGGGAGGACTTTTAGGCATCCCCTGTATGGAGAGGAGATTGAGCTTCTTCACGTTATATATGCTGATTTGCTAAATAAAATGGATGAATGCCTTGGAAAAATGGGAGAGTCTTTGGCTGGGAAAGGAAAGGTGGAGGGTGATTTTGCTCATTCTGGATGGTCTCAGTATCTTGCTGTTTTAAAGGAATTGAGTGGAATTTCTATGCTTTACCAGAGCTGGGAAGAACAATTTAAGACTATTTTGAGGCTTAGAAGGGCTCCATTATGTGCTCTAGTTGTCAAGTATGCAACGCGAAGTGATGATCATCAGTGGCTTATTAAGCACAAAGATGTTCTAGATTTTGAGTCTCGGAGGCACTTGGCTATGATGATGTTCCCTGATGTTAAAGAAGACTATGAGGAGCTGCATGAGATGCTCATTGATAGGTCTCAAATATTGGCAGAATCGTTTGAGTACATAGGGCGTGCGGAACCTGAGTCACTTCATGGCGGTTTATTTATGGAATTCAAAAATGAGGAAGCTACAGGTCCAGGTGTACTGCGGGAGTGGTTCTTTTTGGTATGCCAGGCCATATTTAATCCCCAAAATGCACTTTTTGTGGCATGCCCTAACGACCGTAGAAGGTTCTATCCTAATCCAG CATCTAAGGTTGATCCTCTGCACCTCGAGTATTTCACCTTTGCTGGCCGGGTGATTGCATTGGCTTTGATGCATAAAGTGCAGGTGGGCATAGTCTTTGATCGTGTGTTTTTCCAGCAACTGGCAGGAGATATATATTTATCTTTGGAAGACATAAGAGATGCAGATCCATTCTTGTATAATAGTTGCAAGCAGATACTAGAAATGGATGCCGATTTTATTGATTCAGATGCTCTAGGGTTGACATTTGTTAGAGAAGTGGAGGAGTTAGGATTCATGAAAACTGTGGAGCTTTGCCCTGGTGGGAAAAGCATTGTTGTGAACAGCAAGAACAGGGGGGAATATGTTAATCTGCTAATTCAGCATCGTTTTGTCACATCTATATCTGAACAGGTGTCCCAATTTGCGCATGGCTTTTCTGATATACTCTGTGGATCAAGGCTCCAGAGTGTGTTTTTCCAAAGTTTAGAGCTAGAAGATCTTGATTGGATGCTTCACGGAAGTGAAAGTGCTATTAGCATTGAAGATTGGAAAGCACATACTGATTACAATGGCTATAAAGAGACTGATCCTCATATACTTTGGTTCTGGAAG
- the LOC137724355 gene encoding E3 ubiquitin-protein ligase UPL5-like isoform X2, protein MSITGSPTSSSTVDCAAYQRSDSTAVAAAVDQFHHRLSSKRKLDDYGGPTFSDDEDDAVISGLVHVRMRKDEPNAADSSSNGAPTHPHSSANSDALNSRVSNARPTSHGESALSESTRSRTMLQFFIRTMSGGNNLVIQAYAQDKVKSLLDRIQTITGIPVFEQRLIYGGKQLQPEQSLAECAIQNDASLQLVGRLRSTDHPQAWQLLEDIVSAAFRMCRGEEIHEPSKYIKSRMSQYLTMAQKETTAGYGVSHIRVFVPSSAPLALLMLYVSPLPANRTVAENSIKYFLNSYPTLLPKHLHNYCAPIVLEFCKFLRRLGEEDPLYVLCRGSLGSLLESDGNSQDSEPVEGLIGGLKEISPFVRELSSILSRDLVVSMDLPASGRPLSDDVRDFRAFLLPLRTAVADQVCFKGSISAALKGRTFRHPLYGEEIELLHVIYADLLNKMDECLGKMGESLAGKGKVEGDFAHSGWSQYLAVLKELSGISMLYQSWEEQFKTILRLRRAPLCALVVKYATRSDDHQWLIKHKDVLDFESRRHLAMMMFPDVKEDYEELHEMLIDRSQILAESFEYIGRAEPESLHGGLFMEFKNEEATGPGVLREWFFLVCQAIFNPQNALFVACPNDRRRFYPNPASKVDPLHLEYFTFAGRVIALALMHKVQVGIVFDRVFFQQLAGDIYLSLEDIRDADPFLYNSCKQILEMDADFIDSDALGLTFVREVEELGFMKTVELCPGGKSIVVNSKNRGEYVNLLIQHRFVTSISEQVSQFAHGFSDILCGSRLQSVFFQSLELEDLDWMLHGSESAISIEDWKAHTDYNGYKETDPHILWFWKIVGEMSAEQKKVLLFFWTSVKYLPVEGFRDCVSLHIHRRQ, encoded by the exons ATGTCCATCACCGGGAGCCCCACCAGCAGCAGCACCGTCGATTGCGCTGCCTACCAGCGCAGCGACAGCACTGCCGTCGCCGCCGCGGTGGATCAGTTCCACCACCGATTGTCCTCCAAGCGCAAACTCGACGACTATGGCGGGCCCACCTTCTCCGACGACGAGGACGACGCTGTTATCTCTGGCCTAGTCCACGTCAGGATGAGGAAGGACGAGCCCAACGCTGCCGATTCGTCGTCCAACGGCGCCCCCACCCACCCTCACTCCTCCGCCAATAGTGACGCCCTCAATTCCCGGGTTTCCAATGCCCGACCGACCTCTCACGGCGAGTCTGCTCTGTCTGAGTCGACTCGGTCCCGGACAATGCTCCAATTCTTCATCAGAACCATGTCAGGGGGCAATAATTTGGTAATACAGGCCTATGCTCAGGACAAGGTGAAATCGCTACTCGATCGCATCCAAACGATCACCGGCATTCCGGTTTTCGAACAGAGGCTTATATACGGTGGCAAACAGCTGCAGCCGGAGCAGTCGTTGGCCGAGTGCGCCATACAAAACGACGCCAGTTTGCAACTGGTCGGCCGCTTGCGGAGCACCGATCACCCTCAGGCCTGGCAACTCCTGGAGGACATAGTCTCCGCCGCATTTCGAATGTGCCGAGGCGAAGAGATTCATGAGCCGTCGAAATACATCAAGAGCAGGATGAGCCAATACTTGACCATGGCTCAGAAGGAGACGACAGCCGGATATGGGGTTAGCCATATCCGGGTCTTTGTTCCGTCCTCGGCCCCCTTGGCGCTGTTGATGCTCTATGTTTCTCCCCTGCCAGCTAACAGAACAGTTGCTGAAAATTCAATCAAGTATTTCCTGAATTCGTACCCTACATTGTTGCCGAAACACTTGCATAATTACTGCGCGCCAATAGTATTAGAGTTTTGTAAGTTTCTTAGGAGATTAGGGGAGGAGGACCCTCTGTACGTCCTATGCCGAGGTTCACTCGGTTCCTTGTTGGAAAGTGATGGAAATTCTCAGGACTCAGAACCTGTGGAGGGACTGATTGGTGGGTTGAAAGAGATTTCTCCATTTGTTAGGGAGCTGTCAAGTATTTTGTCTAGGGATTTGGTAGTCAGTATGGACCTTCCTGCGAGTGGCAGGCCGTTGTCGGATGATGTACGTGATTTTAGAGCGTTCTTGCTCCCTTTGCGCACTGCAGTTGCGGATCAAGTGTGTTTCAAGGGTTCTATTTCTGCAGCCTTGAAGGGGAGGACTTTTAGGCATCCCCTGTATGGAGAGGAGATTGAGCTTCTTCACGTTATATATGCTGATTTGCTAAATAAAATGGATGAATGCCTTGGAAAAATGGGAGAGTCTTTGGCTGGGAAAGGAAAGGTGGAGGGTGATTTTGCTCATTCTGGATGGTCTCAGTATCTTGCTGTTTTAAAGGAATTGAGTGGAATTTCTATGCTTTACCAGAGCTGGGAAGAACAATTTAAGACTATTTTGAGGCTTAGAAGGGCTCCATTATGTGCTCTAGTTGTCAAGTATGCAACGCGAAGTGATGATCATCAGTGGCTTATTAAGCACAAAGATGTTCTAGATTTTGAGTCTCGGAGGCACTTGGCTATGATGATGTTCCCTGATGTTAAAGAAGACTATGAGGAGCTGCATGAGATGCTCATTGATAGGTCTCAAATATTGGCAGAATCGTTTGAGTACATAGGGCGTGCGGAACCTGAGTCACTTCATGGCGGTTTATTTATGGAATTCAAAAATGAGGAAGCTACAGGTCCAGGTGTACTGCGGGAGTGGTTCTTTTTGGTATGCCAGGCCATATTTAATCCCCAAAATGCACTTTTTGTGGCATGCCCTAACGACCGTAGAAGGTTCTATCCTAATCCAG CATCTAAGGTTGATCCTCTGCACCTCGAGTATTTCACCTTTGCTGGCCGGGTGATTGCATTGGCTTTGATGCATAAAGTGCAGGTGGGCATAGTCTTTGATCGTGTGTTTTTCCAGCAACTGGCAGGAGATATATATTTATCTTTGGAAGACATAAGAGATGCAGATCCATTCTTGTATAATAGTTGCAAGCAGATACTAGAAATGGATGCCGATTTTATTGATTCAGATGCTCTAGGGTTGACATTTGTTAGAGAAGTGGAGGAGTTAGGATTCATGAAAACTGTGGAGCTTTGCCCTGGTGGGAAAAGCATTGTTGTGAACAGCAAGAACAGGGGGGAATATGTTAATCTGCTAATTCAGCATCGTTTTGTCACATCTATATCTGAACAGGTGTCCCAATTTGCGCATGGCTTTTCTGATATACTCTGTGGATCAAGGCTCCAGAGTGTGTTTTTCCAAAGTTTAGAGCTAGAAGATCTTGATTGGATGCTTCACGGAAGTGAAAGTGCTATTAGCATTGAAGATTGGAAAGCACATACTGATTACAATGGCTATAAAGAGACTGATCCTCATATACTTTGGTTCTGGAAG